The DNA window CTGAAAGTCCACGAAGCCGCGCTTAAAAAAGGCGTAAAAGTAACGGGAGCCACCGTCCATTTCGTAAACGAGATTCCGGACGGCGGGCGCATCGTGATGCAGAAAGCGGTGGAAGTAAAAGAAGGAGATACGCCCGAGATCTTGCAAAGACGGGTTATGGAAGAAGCGGAGTGGAAGATCTTGCCCGCTTCCTGTGAAATTGTCAGCAAAAAAATATCGGAGGAGAAAAAATGAACGTCTACGAAACGAAAGACATCGGAGAACTGATCTCCGGCAACCCCTACGTCGGCAGAGGGATCGTCGTCGGCAAGAGCAAAAACGGGAAAGCCGTCGCCGCTTATTTCATTATGGGTAGAAGCGCGAACAGCCGCAACCGCGTCTTTACCGAGAAGAACGGCGAAGTCTTTACCGAGCCTTTCGACGCGAGCAAAGTCGAAGATCCCAGCTTGATTATTTACGCGGCGATCCGCAGATTCGAAGATAGACTCATCGTCACGAACGGCGACCAGACCGACACGATCTATAATGGACTGAAAGAGGGAAAATGCTTCTCGTCCGCATTGAAAGCGAGAGAATTCGAACCGGACGGACCGAACTTTACGCCGCGTATCAGCGCGATGCTTACCCTCGGAACCCCCTTCTCCTATAAGATGAGCATTTTGAAATCGGCGGACGAAAAAGGTTCGGCTTGCAACCGCTTTACCTTCGACTACGAGCCGATCGACGGCGTCGGCCATTTTCTTCATACCTACGTCACCGACGGGAATCCGATCCCGACCTTCCAAGGCGAGCCCGAGCGCGTCCTGATCCCCGATTCCATCGACGAATTTACCGAGACGCTTTGGAACGCGTTGAACGAACAAAACAAGATCTCCCTTTACGTCCGCTATATCGACCTCGCGACGGGAAAGGAAGAAAACCGCATGATCAATAAAAACAAATAAGAGGTAACCATGAAAGAATTCGAATTGAAATACGGATGCAACCCCAACCAAAAACCCGCGCGTATCTTTATGGAAAACGGCGCGGATCTCCCCATCGAGATCCTTTCCGGTCGGCCCGGATATATCAATTTTTTGGACGCTTTCAACTCTTGGCAACTCGTAAAAGAGATCAAGGAAGCGACCGGGAAATGCGCGGCGACTTCGTTTAAGCACGTTTCTCCGACTTCCGCCGCGATCGGCAGGAAGCTTTCGGACAAACTCAAAAAAGCCTGTTTCGTGGATGATATCGAAGGGCTGGACGATTCTCCGCTCGCTTGCGCCTACGCTCGCGCCCGAGGCACGGACAGAATGAGCTCTTTCGGCGATTGGATCGCGCTTTCGGACGAATGCGATTTGACGACCGCAAAGATCATCGCGAGAGAGGTCAGCGACGGCGTGATCGCGCCTTCTTACGCGCCCGACGCTTTGGAACTTTTGAAGACCAAAAGGAAAGGCGCCTATAATATCGTCAAGATCGATCCTTCCTACGTTCCGCAGGAGAGAGAAAGGAAGCAGGTTTTCGGCATTACCTTCGAGCAGGGCAGAAACAATTTCAAGATCAATAAAGAGCTTTTGACGAATATCGTCACGAAGAATAAAGATCTTCCCGCCGACAAAGCGGAAGATATGATCATCGCGCTGATTACGCTCAAATATACCCAGTCCAACTCCGTCTGCTTCGCGGTGGACGGGCAGGCGATCGGCGTCGGCGCGGGGCAGCAATCGAGGATCCATTGCACCCGTCTCGCCGCGAGCAAAGCCGATCTTTGGCATTTGAGACAGCACGAGAAAGTGCTCGGATTGGTCTTCGCGGAGGGGGTGGGTCGCCCGGATAAAAACAATATCATCGACCTTTATCTTTCGGACGTGGACAGCGAGGACGTCCTCGGCGACGACGTTTGGAAAAAGTATTTCGCGGTTCGCCCCGAGCCCTTTACCCGCGCGGAAAAGGACTCCTATCTTTCTACGATCAAGGGCGTTACGCTCGCCAGCGACGCGTTCTTCCCCTTCTTCGATAATATCGAAAAGGCAGCGAAAAGCGGCGTGACGTACGTTTGCGAGCCGGGCGGTTCGATCCGCGACGATCTCGTTATCGAGGCGGCGGATCGCCACGGAATGGTCATGGCGTTTACGGGAATGCGCCTTTTCCACCATTGATAAAAGAGGAGAAAACTATGGATATACTCGTCGTAGGCGGCGGCGGAAGGGAACACGCCATCGTCAAAGCGCTGAAAAAAAGTCCGCGCGTGGGCGCGATTTACGCGCTCCCCGGTAACGGAGGGATGAAAGAGGCGATCACGGTCGCGATCGGCGCGAAAGAACTCGATAAGATCGTCGAATTCGCGCTCGCGCATAAGATCGATTACGCCGTCGTCGCGCCGGACGATCCCCTCGTCCTCGGGCTTGTGGATCGCCTGACCGAGGTCGGGATTCCCTGCTTCGGTCCGAACAAAAGAGCGGCGATCATCGAGGGAAGCAAAGCGTTTTCCAAGGATCTTATGAAAAAGTACAACATCCCGACGGCAAACTATCAAACCTTTACCGATCGGGACGAAGCGGTCGCATACCTGAAAGGGCAGAGCTATCCGATCGTCGTTAAGGCGGACGGGCTCGCGCTCGGAAAGGGCGTCATCATCGCGGGGACGGAAGAAGAAGCCGTCGCCGCCGTCGATTCGATGATGAAAGACCGCGTCTTCGGCGACAGCGGAAAAGAAGTCGTCATCGAAGAGTTTTTGACGGGGCCCGAGGTCTCGGTCTTGGCGTTTACGGACGGAAAAACCGTCGTCCCGATGGTTTCCTCGATGGATCATAAGCGCGCTTTGGACGGCGACAAAGGATTAAATACCGGCGGGATGGGAACGATCGCGCCCAATCCTTACTACACGGACGAGATCGCGAAGGTTTGCATGGAGACCATCTTCCTGCCGACGATCGACGCGATGAATAAGGAAGATAGGACTTTCCGCGGTTGCTTGTACTTCGGATTGATGCTGACGCCGAACGGACCCAAAGTCATCGAGTATAACTGCCGCTTCGGCGATCCCGAAACGCAGGTCGTCTTGCCCCTTCTCGAAAGCGATCTTTTGACCGTGATGACGGCGACGACGAACGGAACGCTTGATCAAACGGAAGTCGCGTTCAAGAAAGAATGCGCTTGTTGCGTGATTATGGCGTCGGAAGGGTATCCCGTTTCGTATAAAAAGGGATTCCCGATCACCCTCGAATCGGACGAGGGCGTCTATTTTGCGGGCGTGAAGGAAGAAGACGGAAAACTTCTGACGAACGGCGGGCGCGTCTTGGGCTATACCGCCACCGCGCCTACGCTCGAAGAAGCGATCGCGCTTGCCTATAAAGGCGTGAAAACGATCCGCTTCGAAAACGCGTTTTATCGCAAAGATATCGGCAAGAGAGCGCTTGCCGCAAAGGAGAAATAATATGGTTTTTCGTGTATACGTTGAGAAGAATCCCGGTTTGGATAACGAAGCGAGAGCGCTCGCGGATGAGATCCGTACTTTGTATGGGATCGGCGGATTAAAGAGCGTTCGCCTTCTGAACCGTTACGACGTGGAAAACGTGTCGGAAGAATTGTTCGAAAAAGGCGTTCGCATGGTCTTTTCCGAGCCTCAACTCGATCGCACGTTCGCGGAAATTCCCGCGGGCGCGGACGCCGTCTTCGCCGTCGAGTTCCTTCCCGGGCAATTCGATCAGCGCGCCGATTCGGCGGCGCAATGCTTGCAGATCCTTTCCTGCGGCGACAAGCCGACCGTTCGCACGGCGAAAGTCTATCTTCTCGAAGGCGACCTGACGAAAGAAGAGATTGCCACCGTTAAAAAGTACGTCATTAACCCCGTCGAGGCGAGAGAAGCCTCGCTCGATAAACCGTCCTCCCTTGCGGCGGAAAGCGGCGAAGTCGAAAAGGTCAAGGTCGTAAAAGGCTTTCGCGAGTTCGACGGAGAAAAGCTCAAAGCGTTCGTCGCGGATTTTTCTCTCGCGATGGATGCGGACGACGCCGCGTTTTGCCGCGATTATTTCCGCAAAGAAGGGAGAGATCCCTCGGTAACGGAGATTAAAATGATCGACACCTATTGGTCCGACCATTGCCGGCACACGACTTTCTTGACGACCGTCGATTCGATCTCTTTCTCCGATCCCGCGATCCAAAAGACCTACGAAAACTATTTGGCGGATCGCGAAAAGACGGGGACGAAAAAGCCCGTCACCCTGATGAATATCGCGACGCTCGCGGCGAAAGTCCTGAAAAAGAAAGGGCTTTTGGATAAGCTCGACGAATCCGAAGAGATCAACGCCTGCACCGTTAAGATCGAGATCGAAGCGGACGGCAAAAAAGAGCCGTGGCTCCTTCTTTTCAAAAACGAAACGCATAATCACCCGACGGAGATCGAGCCGTTCGGCGGCGCGGCGACCTGCATCGGCGGCGCGATCCGCGATCCGCTTTCCGGCAGAAGCTACGTCTACGCGGCGATGCGCGTAACGGGCGCGGGCGATCCGACCGTCCCCGTCTCGGAGACGATCAAAGGAAAACTCCCTCAACTCAAACTCGTTCGCACGGCGGCGGCGGGCTATTCCTCTTACGGAAACCAGATCGGGCTCGCGACCGGAATGGTGGATGAGATCTATCACCCCGGTTACGTTGCGAAGCGTATGGAGATCGGCGCGGTCATCGCGGCGGCTCCGCAAGAGAACGTCCGAAGGGAACGCCCCGAAAAAGGCGACGTCGTCATCTTGATCGGCGGCAGGACGGGGCGCGACGGGATCGGCGGCGCGACGGGTTCTTCCAAAGCGCATACCTCGCGTTCGGTCGAAAAGAGCGGCGCGGAAGTGCAAAAAGGAAACGCGCCCGAAGAAAGAAAATTACAGCGTTTGTTCCGCAGGACGGACGCTTGCCGCATGATCAAGCGTTGCAACGATTTCGGCGCGGGCGGCGTCTCCGTCGCGATCGGCGAACTTGCGGACGGGCTGGATATCGATCTCGCGCTGGTCCCGAAGAAGTACGAAGGTTTGGACGGGACGGAACTCGCGATTTCGGAATCGCAGGAGAGAATGGCGGTCGTCGTCGCGAAAGAGGACGAGGCGCGCTTTATCCGCATCGCAAACGAAGAAAACCTCGAAGCGACCGCCGTCGCGGTCGTTACGGACGAGGGCAGGCTCAGGATGCGCTGGAACGGCGACTTGATCGTCGATATCAGCCGCGAATTTTTGAATTCGAACGGCGCGGAAAAGCATATCGACGTCGAAGTCAAGAAAGCGGAACCCTTCGAAAAGAGCGTTCCCGCGTCTTTCCGCGAAGGGATGCTTTCCCTTGCGTCCGACCTCAACGTCTGCTCCAAGCGCGGGCTTTCCGAGCGTTTCGACTCCACGATCGGCGCGGGCACCGTCCTGATGCCGTTCGGCGGAAAATATCAGCGTACTCCGATTCAAGCGATGGTGCATAAGATCTCGGTCGAAAAGAAGCATACCGACGATTGTTCCTTTATGTCTTGGGGCTATAATCCCTTCGTTACCGAGAAAAGCCCGTATCACGGCGCGTATCTCGCCGTCGTGGAGAGCCTCTGCAAACTCGTCGCGACGGGCGCGGATCTTTCGGACACCTATCTGACCTTCCAAGAATATTTCGAGAAACCGATGCGCGATCCGAAGCGCTGGGGTAAACCCGCCGCCGCGCTCCTCGGCGCCTATCAAGCCCAACTCGATTACGGTATCGCAGCGATCGGAGGAAAGGATTCGATGAGCGGCAGTTTCGAAAAGATGGACGTTCCGCCCACCCTCGTTTCCTTCGCGGTGACGACGGGGAAGACGGAAAACGTCGTCTCGAACGAATTCAAGAAAGCGGGACATTTTAGCGTCTTGCTCGCTCCCGATTACGAGGGCGGGCTTCCCACGCCGCAGTCGGTGAAGCGCATCGCGGAGAATGTGAACGCGCTTTGCCGCGCGGGAAAAGTCTTTGCCGCCTACACCCCGACCTATGGCGGAGTCGCGGAAACGATCGCCAAAATGAGCCTCGGAAACGGGTTCGGGTTCCGCTTTGAGAATGGGCTTGCGCTCGAAACGTTGTTCGGATACCGTTACGGCGCGTTCGTCCTCGAAACGGACGACAGATCGGTGGGGACGCTCCTCGGCGAGATCACCGAAGACGGCGCCTTTACGTTCGGTTCCGAAAAAGTCGCGTTGAAGGAATTCGACGCTTCTTACGAAGGACGGCTCGAAAAGGTCTATCCCTGCTTGGAAAAAGAAAACTGCGAGACCTACGAAACGATCTCCTATACCGAAGGCGGCGCGGCGGCTCCCTCGATCAAAGTCGCGAAGCCCAAAGTCCTGATTCCCGTTTTCCCGGGAACGAATTGTGAGTATGACACCGCGAAAGCGCTTTCGGACGCAGGCGCGGACGCGGAGATCTTCGTCGTCCGCAATCTGACGCCTTCCGACATCGCAAAGAGCGTAGAGGATTTCGCTTCGGCGGTCAAGAGCGCGCAAATGATCTTCGTTCCGGGAGGTTTCTCGGGCGGCGACGAGCCGGACGGCTCCGGGAAATTCATCAAAGCGTTCTTTTTGAGCGACGCGGTCAGACGGGAAGTCAACGCGCTTTTGAAAAAACGCGACGGGCTCATCGGCGGCATTTGCAACGGGTTCCAAGCGCTCATCAAACTCGGACTCGTTCCTTACGGAGAGATTACCGACACGAAAGAGACCGATCCGACTTTGACGTTCAACACGATCGGCAGACACCAATCCAAACTCGTCCGTATTCGCGTCGCTTCGAATCGATCCCCGTGGCTCAGCCTCGTCAACGTCGGCGACGTGTTCACCGTCCCGATTTCTCACGGCGAAGGTCGCTTTATGGCGAGCGACGAAACCGTCCGAGAACTCATCAAAAACGGGCAGATCGCGACGCAGTACGTCGATTTCGACGGGAAGGCGACTTCGGATATCCGCTTTAATCCCAACGATTCCGTTCTCGCGATCGAGGGTATTACTTCGCCCGACGGCAGAGTCTTCGGGAAAATGGGGCATAGCGAAAGGATAGGGAGCGGACTTTATAAGAACGTCCCGGGCGAATTCGATATGAAGATCTTCCGCTCGGCTGTGAAGTACTTTTCATAAGAAAGAAAAAAGAGAATAAAAAAGGTCGCTCGTTCGATGAAGAGCGACCTTTTTTCGTTTGAGGTCTTTCTTTATACTTTGATTCCGACTTTTTCGTTCAGGTCGCTCGCGTTCGCTTCGAGGACGGGGCGCACGACGTTTTCCAAAAAGTCTTCGGTTTGCGATTCGGCGCATCCGATAAAGGAATTGTCCGACAAAACTTTTTCGGCTTCTTCTTTCGTCAGGCGGAAAGCTTCGTCCGCGATGATCTTCTCCAAGACGTCGTTATCCTTGCCTTCGAGTTTGATCTCTTTCGCGGTTTGGACGGAGTGTTTGCGGATCGCTTCGTGTAAGGTCTGGCGGTCGCCGCCTTTCTCCACGCAGTACATCAAAATGTTTTCGGTCGCCATAAACGGAAGCTCTTCTTTGAGATGTTTCTCGGCGACTTTCGGATAGACGTTTCCGCCTTGGACGACGTTGATATAAAGGGAGAGGATCGCGTCGATCGCGAGGAAAGCTTCGGGGATCGAGATGCGGCGGTTCGCCGAATCGTCCAGCGTGCGCTCGAACCATTGCGACGCGGCGGTGATCGCGGGGTTCATCAGATCCGCCATAACGTAGCGCGAGAGGGAAGCGATCCTTTCGGAACGCATGGGGTTTCTCTTGTACGCCATCGCGGAAGATCCGACTTGCCCGGACTCGAAGGGTTCGTCGAACTCTTTGAGATGCGACAAAAGGCGAATGTCGGAAGAGAATTTGGACGCGCTTTGCGCGATCCCGGAAAGGACGGAAAGGATGAAGAAATCGACTTTGCGGGAATAGGTCTGTCCGGACACGTCGTAGGTATCCTTAAAGCCCATCTTTTCCGCGATCTTTTTATCGAGGAGTTTCGCTTTTTCTTTGTCGCCCTCGAAAAGGGTCAAAAAACTCGCCGCCGTCCCCGTCGTCCCTTTGCAACCGAGCAGGCGCAGATTGTCGAGCTGAAAATCGAGGTTTTCGAGATCGAAAAGAAGGTCTTGGAGCCAAAGGGTCGCGCGCTTGCCGACGGTCGTCGGTTGCGCCGCTTGGAAATGGGTGAAGGCGAGCGTTTGAACGGACTTATTCTTTTCCGCGAAATCATACAGGCTTTTCATACAGGTCAAAAGCAGTTTGCGGATGCGCAAAAGCCCTTCTTTCATAACGATGAGGTCGGTATTGTCGCAGACGTAGCAGGAGGTCGCGCCGAGGTGGATAATGGGCTTCGCCGTCGGGCAGACGTCGCAGAAGGCTTTGATATGCGCCATGACGTCGTGACGGAGATCCTTTTCGTAGCGCGCGGCTTTTTCGTAGTCGATATCGTAGAGGTGGGCTTTCATCTCCGCGATCTGCGCGTCGGTGATGTCGAGCCCGAGCTCTTTTTCGCTTTCGGCGAGAGCCACCCAAAGCTTTCTCCAAGTGGAGAATTTTTTGTCCGCGGAAAAAAGGCGGCGCATCTCTTCGCTTGCGTAGCGGGTATTCAGCGGATTTTCGTAAAACTCGTTCATAATCGCCTCCGATTTCGATCTCTCGTTTTATAAAAACGAGCGGATCTTTCTGTTTTTAATTGTATAGGCTTTTCCCCGTTTTTGTCAATCGTATGCCGCCTATTTTGTCCCCGAAAGCCCGATCGCCCGTTTTCGAACCGAATTGCCGTGAGACGCTTGCAAAAACGTGCGTTCGCATTGTATAATTTCGCTTAGAAAACAAAGGAGAATCTTATGAAAATCACCAAGACGATCCCCGCTTTCAAAGATTATATTTGGGGCGGCGAAAAACTCAAAAAGGAATTCAATAAAAAGACCGATCTCGCGCGCGTCGCGGAAGCGTGGGAACTCGCCGCGCATAAGGACGGGACGAGCGGCTTCGAGGGGGAGAACTTCGATCTCGCGTATCTTTTCGAGAATCAAAAAGAACTCGTCGGCAAAAAAGCCGCGGCGTTCGAGCGTTTCCCGATGATCGTAAAACTCATCGACGCCCGCGACAATCTCTCCGTTCAGGTCCACCCGAGCGACGCTTACGCGCTCGCGAACGAGAATTCCTACGGTAAGACCGAGATGTGGTACGTCGCGGAAGCGGAAGAGGGCGCGGGGCTGTACGTCGGCTTCAAGCGCGACTTGACCGAAGAGGAATTCTGCGATCTGATCCGCGAGAACCGCTTGCAGGAAGTCTTGAATTTCATCCCCGTAAAACCCGGAGAGTGGTACTTTATCGAAGCCGGCACGGTGCACGCGATCGGAAAGGGCGTCGTCATCGCCGAAGTCCAGCAAAACAGCAATCTGACCTATCGCTTATACGATTACGGTCGCGTCGGCGCGGACGGGAAGCCCCGCGAGTTGCACGTCGAGAAAGGAAAAAAGGTTTCTTCTCTGAAAGCCTACGCGCCCGATAAGAGGACTTCTTGCGAGTATTTCTCCTGCGAAAGTTTTTCTTTCAAGGGCGAGAAAAAACTTTTCGCGGACGAAGACAGCTTCGTCGCGATCCTGATCCTCTTCGGTTCGTTTGAGACGGAAGGGAAGACCTACCGAAAAGGCGACACGGTTTTCGTTCCCGCGGGCTACGGAGCTTTTACCCTTTCGGGAGAGGCGAACGCGATCGCGATCCGCATCTGATATGACGCGGCGCAAGGGCGAACCCTTCAAACTCTATAACAAAAGGGTCGTTCCTCTCGTCGCAGTCTTTTTCATTCTCGGGATCTATACCGTTAAACTTTCGGCGGCAGTCGGGGCGATTACGTTCGCCTGCGCCGCCGTTTTTCTTTTTCTTCTCGTTCGGGCGAAGTCTTTGACGGCGCGCGAAGCGATCGTCCTCGCGGCGTTTGCGATCCTCGGTTTCGCGCTCGCCTTTTCTTCGTTTACCCTCTATAACGAGTACGGACTCAAAGGCGTAAAGGAGATCCGTTGCCGCGTAACGGAAGTCTCGGTCAAAGAAGATACGGAAAACGAAGGAGAACTTCTCTATTCCGTCGTGGCGGACTCGATCACCTGTAACGGAAAACGGGAGAGCGGAAAGATTTCCTTTCGGACGGCGCGGGAAATGGCGGTCGGCGATCGGGTTGCGGTGACGGGGAAGATCC is part of the Clostridia bacterium genome and encodes:
- a CDS encoding IMP cyclohydrolase translates to MNVYETKDIGELISGNPYVGRGIVVGKSKNGKAVAAYFIMGRSANSRNRVFTEKNGEVFTEPFDASKVEDPSLIIYAAIRRFEDRLIVTNGDQTDTIYNGLKEGKCFSSALKAREFEPDGPNFTPRISAMLTLGTPFSYKMSILKSADEKGSACNRFTFDYEPIDGVGHFLHTYVTDGNPIPTFQGEPERVLIPDSIDEFTETLWNALNEQNKISLYVRYIDLATGKEENRMINKNK
- a CDS encoding phosphoribosylaminoimidazolecarboxamide formyltransferase, whose amino-acid sequence is MKEFELKYGCNPNQKPARIFMENGADLPIEILSGRPGYINFLDAFNSWQLVKEIKEATGKCAATSFKHVSPTSAAIGRKLSDKLKKACFVDDIEGLDDSPLACAYARARGTDRMSSFGDWIALSDECDLTTAKIIAREVSDGVIAPSYAPDALELLKTKRKGAYNIVKIDPSYVPQERERKQVFGITFEQGRNNFKINKELLTNIVTKNKDLPADKAEDMIIALITLKYTQSNSVCFAVDGQAIGVGAGQQSRIHCTRLAASKADLWHLRQHEKVLGLVFAEGVGRPDKNNIIDLYLSDVDSEDVLGDDVWKKYFAVRPEPFTRAEKDSYLSTIKGVTLASDAFFPFFDNIEKAAKSGVTYVCEPGGSIRDDLVIEAADRHGMVMAFTGMRLFHH
- the purD gene encoding phosphoribosylamine--glycine ligase; amino-acid sequence: MDILVVGGGGREHAIVKALKKSPRVGAIYALPGNGGMKEAITVAIGAKELDKIVEFALAHKIDYAVVAPDDPLVLGLVDRLTEVGIPCFGPNKRAAIIEGSKAFSKDLMKKYNIPTANYQTFTDRDEAVAYLKGQSYPIVVKADGLALGKGVIIAGTEEEAVAAVDSMMKDRVFGDSGKEVVIEEFLTGPEVSVLAFTDGKTVVPMVSSMDHKRALDGDKGLNTGGMGTIAPNPYYTDEIAKVCMETIFLPTIDAMNKEDRTFRGCLYFGLMLTPNGPKVIEYNCRFGDPETQVVLPLLESDLLTVMTATTNGTLDQTEVAFKKECACCVIMASEGYPVSYKKGFPITLESDEGVYFAGVKEEDGKLLTNGGRVLGYTATAPTLEEAIALAYKGVKTIRFENAFYRKDIGKRALAAKEK
- a CDS encoding phosphoribosylformylglycinamidine synthase — encoded protein: MVFRVYVEKNPGLDNEARALADEIRTLYGIGGLKSVRLLNRYDVENVSEELFEKGVRMVFSEPQLDRTFAEIPAGADAVFAVEFLPGQFDQRADSAAQCLQILSCGDKPTVRTAKVYLLEGDLTKEEIATVKKYVINPVEAREASLDKPSSLAAESGEVEKVKVVKGFREFDGEKLKAFVADFSLAMDADDAAFCRDYFRKEGRDPSVTEIKMIDTYWSDHCRHTTFLTTVDSISFSDPAIQKTYENYLADREKTGTKKPVTLMNIATLAAKVLKKKGLLDKLDESEEINACTVKIEIEADGKKEPWLLLFKNETHNHPTEIEPFGGAATCIGGAIRDPLSGRSYVYAAMRVTGAGDPTVPVSETIKGKLPQLKLVRTAAAGYSSYGNQIGLATGMVDEIYHPGYVAKRMEIGAVIAAAPQENVRRERPEKGDVVILIGGRTGRDGIGGATGSSKAHTSRSVEKSGAEVQKGNAPEERKLQRLFRRTDACRMIKRCNDFGAGGVSVAIGELADGLDIDLALVPKKYEGLDGTELAISESQERMAVVVAKEDEARFIRIANEENLEATAVAVVTDEGRLRMRWNGDLIVDISREFLNSNGAEKHIDVEVKKAEPFEKSVPASFREGMLSLASDLNVCSKRGLSERFDSTIGAGTVLMPFGGKYQRTPIQAMVHKISVEKKHTDDCSFMSWGYNPFVTEKSPYHGAYLAVVESLCKLVATGADLSDTYLTFQEYFEKPMRDPKRWGKPAAALLGAYQAQLDYGIAAIGGKDSMSGSFEKMDVPPTLVSFAVTTGKTENVVSNEFKKAGHFSVLLAPDYEGGLPTPQSVKRIAENVNALCRAGKVFAAYTPTYGGVAETIAKMSLGNGFGFRFENGLALETLFGYRYGAFVLETDDRSVGTLLGEITEDGAFTFGSEKVALKEFDASYEGRLEKVYPCLEKENCETYETISYTEGGAAAPSIKVAKPKVLIPVFPGTNCEYDTAKALSDAGADAEIFVVRNLTPSDIAKSVEDFASAVKSAQMIFVPGGFSGGDEPDGSGKFIKAFFLSDAVRREVNALLKKRDGLIGGICNGFQALIKLGLVPYGEITDTKETDPTLTFNTIGRHQSKLVRIRVASNRSPWLSLVNVGDVFTVPISHGEGRFMASDETVRELIKNGQIATQYVDFDGKATSDIRFNPNDSVLAIEGITSPDGRVFGKMGHSERIGSGLYKNVPGEFDMKIFRSAVKYFS
- the purB gene encoding adenylosuccinate lyase — protein: MNEFYENPLNTRYASEEMRRLFSADKKFSTWRKLWVALAESEKELGLDITDAQIAEMKAHLYDIDYEKAARYEKDLRHDVMAHIKAFCDVCPTAKPIIHLGATSCYVCDNTDLIVMKEGLLRIRKLLLTCMKSLYDFAEKNKSVQTLAFTHFQAAQPTTVGKRATLWLQDLLFDLENLDFQLDNLRLLGCKGTTGTAASFLTLFEGDKEKAKLLDKKIAEKMGFKDTYDVSGQTYSRKVDFFILSVLSGIAQSASKFSSDIRLLSHLKEFDEPFESGQVGSSAMAYKRNPMRSERIASLSRYVMADLMNPAITAASQWFERTLDDSANRRISIPEAFLAIDAILSLYINVVQGGNVYPKVAEKHLKEELPFMATENILMYCVEKGGDRQTLHEAIRKHSVQTAKEIKLEGKDNDVLEKIIADEAFRLTKEEAEKVLSDNSFIGCAESQTEDFLENVVRPVLEANASDLNEKVGIKV
- a CDS encoding class I mannose-6-phosphate isomerase, giving the protein MKITKTIPAFKDYIWGGEKLKKEFNKKTDLARVAEAWELAAHKDGTSGFEGENFDLAYLFENQKELVGKKAAAFERFPMIVKLIDARDNLSVQVHPSDAYALANENSYGKTEMWYVAEAEEGAGLYVGFKRDLTEEEFCDLIRENRLQEVLNFIPVKPGEWYFIEAGTVHAIGKGVVIAEVQQNSNLTYRLYDYGRVGADGKPRELHVEKGKKVSSLKAYAPDKRTSCEYFSCESFSFKGEKKLFADEDSFVAILILFGSFETEGKTYRKGDTVFVPAGYGAFTLSGEANAIAIRI